The proteins below are encoded in one region of Limnochorda pilosa:
- a CDS encoding solute carrier family 23 protein: MSENVRLRVGDRPPAVQMIPLGLQHLFAMFGATVLVPILTGLNPSVALLTSGLGTLLFILITGGQVPAYLGSSFAFIAPILAVSAASGPAYALGGAVAVGLLYAVVAGIIRLVGVGWLDRVLPPVLVGSLIVVIGLGLAPVGVQMAGLSKEAVSLFDTDIQIAFFTLLSAVAAAAFLRGFFAVIPILLGIVSGYVFALLRGAVDLTALREAAWIGLPAFTAPAFSWSAVAVFLPVAAVTLAEHLGDVLVLGRVVGKNFYKKPGLQRTLMGDGLATALAGLLGGPPNTTYGENIGVIAITKVYSVWVIGLAASFATVLAFVPKLGAAIQTIPAPVMGGVTIMLFGVIASSGIRTLVESGIDFSQTRNLLISSVVLVLGIGGAKIGELSGMGLAAIVGVILNLLLPMPGGAREGAGEAERAEPDEARARSAREASEGA; the protein is encoded by the coding sequence ATGTCCGAGAACGTGCGGTTACGCGTGGGCGATCGTCCCCCCGCGGTGCAGATGATCCCCCTGGGGCTGCAGCACCTTTTCGCCATGTTCGGGGCGACGGTGCTGGTGCCCATCCTCACCGGTCTGAACCCGTCCGTGGCCTTGCTCACCAGCGGTCTGGGCACCCTGCTCTTCATCCTCATCACCGGCGGTCAGGTGCCGGCGTACCTGGGCTCGTCCTTCGCCTTCATCGCTCCCATCCTGGCTGTGTCGGCCGCGTCGGGCCCGGCGTACGCCCTGGGCGGCGCGGTCGCGGTGGGTCTCCTCTACGCTGTGGTCGCCGGGATCATCCGCCTGGTGGGCGTGGGCTGGCTGGACCGGGTCCTGCCGCCGGTCCTGGTGGGCTCCCTCATCGTGGTGATCGGGCTCGGGCTGGCGCCGGTAGGCGTGCAGATGGCGGGCCTCAGCAAGGAGGCGGTGAGCCTCTTCGACACGGACATCCAGATCGCGTTCTTCACGCTGCTCTCGGCGGTGGCGGCCGCGGCCTTCCTGCGGGGCTTCTTCGCAGTGATCCCCATCCTCCTGGGCATCGTCTCGGGCTATGTCTTCGCGCTGCTGCGGGGCGCGGTGGACCTCACCGCTCTGCGTGAGGCCGCCTGGATCGGGCTGCCGGCCTTCACCGCGCCGGCCTTCTCCTGGAGCGCGGTGGCCGTTTTCTTGCCGGTGGCGGCGGTTACCCTGGCCGAGCACCTGGGCGACGTGCTGGTGCTGGGCCGGGTGGTGGGGAAGAACTTCTACAAGAAGCCCGGCCTCCAGCGGACCCTGATGGGCGACGGGCTGGCCACGGCCCTGGCGGGCCTCCTGGGCGGGCCGCCCAACACCACCTACGGCGAAAACATCGGCGTGATCGCCATCACCAAAGTGTACTCGGTGTGGGTCATCGGCCTGGCAGCGAGCTTCGCCACGGTGCTGGCCTTCGTGCCCAAGCTGGGGGCGGCCATCCAGACCATCCCGGCGCCGGTCATGGGCGGCGTGACCATCATGCTCTTCGGCGTCATCGCCTCCAGCGGCATCCGCACCCTGGTGGAGAGCGGCATCGACTTCAGCCAGACGCGGAACCTGCTCATCAGCTCGGTGGTGCTGGTGCTGGGCATCGGCGGCGCCAAGATCGGCGAGCTGAGCGGCATGGGGCTTGCGGCCATCGTGGGCGTCATCCTCAACCTGCTGCTCCCCATGCCAGGCGGGGCGCGGGAAGGGGCGGGGGAGGCGGAGCG